A window of the Branchiostoma lanceolatum isolate klBraLanc5 chromosome 13, klBraLanc5.hap2, whole genome shotgun sequence genome harbors these coding sequences:
- the LOC136446727 gene encoding 10 kDa heat shock protein, mitochondrial-like — translation MARALKSFIPLFDRVLVQKLAAETTTKGGIMLPEKAVGKVLDATVVAVGPGSRNSSGELVVCSVKAGDRVLLPEYGGTKLKLEDQEYHLFRDGDILGKFLESEGGK, via the exons ATG GCAAGGGCACTAAAAAGCTTCATTCCACTTTTCGACCGGGTCTTGGTGCAAAAACTTGCAGCAGAGACCACAACAAAAGGAGGCATCATGCTCCCCGAGAAGGCGGTCGGGAAAGTCCTGGACGCAACTGTGGTCGCTGTCGGACCCGGGTCACGAAACTCT AGTGGTGAACTCGTGGTATGCAGTGTGAAGGCAGGAGACAGAGTCCTCCTCCCAGAGTACGGAGGCACCAAGCTCAAGCTAGAAGACCAG GAGTACCATCTCTTCAGGGACGGAGACATTCTTGGCAAATTCTTAGAGTCTGAGGGCGGCAAATAA
- the LOC136446723 gene encoding 60 kDa heat shock protein, mitochondrial-like, whose product MYRLPGLVRQLRPASRLLAPVARRGYAKDIKFGADARALMLQGVDQLADAVAVTLGPKGRNVIIEQSWGSPKITKDGVTVAKAIELKDKWQNVGAKLVQDVANNTNEEAGDGTTTATVLARTIAKEGFDKISRGGNPIEVRQGVMMAVDVVVDALKKMSRAVTTPEEIAQVATISANGDKVIGDLISNAMKKVGRNGVITVKDGKTLSDELEIIEGLKFDRGYISPYFINTAKGQKVEYQDAFVLLSQKKISSVQSIIPALEIANQQRKPLIIIAEDIDGEALSTLVLNRLKVGLQIVAVKAPGFGDNRKNQLVDMGIATGAMVFGDEAMEVKLEDLQPHDLGQVGEVVVTKDDTLLLKGKGNKADIEKRAAQIVEELDATTSEYEKEKLNERLAKLSDGVAVLKIGGSSEVEVNEKKDRVNDALCATRAAVEEGIVPGGGTALLRCLPALDGITCENDDQKTGVEIIKQALQMPCMTIAKNAGIEGMLVVDKVKAMGADEGYDAMKGEYTDLIKAGIIDPTKVVRTAIVDAAGVASLVSTAEAVITEIPKEDPPMPGGMGGMGGMGGMGGMGGMM is encoded by the exons ATGTACCGACTACCTGGCTTGGTTCGCCAGCTGCGTCCCGCGTCTCGGCTGCTTGCGCCGGTCGCCAGACGAGGATACGCCAAGGACATCAAGTTTGGAGCGGACGCCCGTGCGCTCATGCTACAGGGTGTGGACCAACTCGCAGATGCTGTAGCTGTGACGCTGGGGCCTAAG GGTCGTAATGTCATCATTGAACAGAGCTGGGGCAGCCCAAAGATCACCAAGGACGGTGTGACCGTTGCCAAGGCGATAGAGCTGAAGGACAAATGGCAGAACGTCGGAGCTAAACTTGTACAG GATGTCGCAAACAACACAAACGAGGAGGCGGGAGATGGCACGACAACGGCCACCGTTCTCGCACGCACGATTGCCAAGGAAGGTTTTGATAAGATCAGCCGTGGTGGTAACCCCATTGAAGTCAG GCAGGGAGTCATGATGGCGGTAGATGTTGTCGTGGATGCCTTGAAGAAGATGTCACGAGCAGTCACTACCCCGGAGGAGATCGCACAGGTGGCCACCATCTCTGCCAACGGCGACAAGGTCATCGGTGATCTGATCTCCAATGCCATGAAGAAGGTCGGCCGCAACGGCGTCATCACGGTCAAG GATGGAAAGACACTATCTGATGAACTTGAAATTATTGAGGGCCTCAAGTTCGACAGAGGCTACATCTCTCCCTACTTCATCAACACAGCTAAGG GCCAGAAGGTAGAGTACCAGGATGCGTTCGTTCTCCTGAGTCAGAAGAAGATCTCGTCTGTCCAGTCCATCATTCCCGCACTGGAGATCGCCAACCAGCAGAGGAAACCACTCATCATCATCGCAGAGGACATTGACGGAGAGGCACTCAGTACGCTAGTACTCAACAG GTTAAAGGTCGGCCTGCAGATAGTAGCAGTAAAGGCTCCAGGGTTCGGAGACAACAGGAAAAACCAACTAGTGGACATGGGCATCGCCACAGGAGCTATG GTGTTTGGTGATGAAGCCATGGAAGTCAAACTTGAAGACCTTCAACCACATGACCTTGGTCAAGTTGGGGAGGTCGTGGTCACCAAGGATGACACGCTACTTCTCAAGGGCAAGGGCAACAAGGCTGACATCGAGAAACGGGCGGCACAGATCGTGGAAGAACTGGACGCAACGACCTCCGAGTACGAAAAGGAGAAACTGAACGAGAGACTGGCCAAGCTGTCAGATGGTGTTGCCGTTTTGAAG ATTGGTGGCTCCAGTGAAGTGGAAGTGAACGAGAAGAAAGACCGCGTGAACGACGCGTTGTGTGCGACGAGAGCTGCGGTAGAGGAGGGCATCGTGCCAGGCGGTGGCACCGCTCTCCTCAGGTGTCTTCCAGCCCTGGACGGGATCACATGCGAAAACGATGACCAGAAGACAG GCGTTGAAATAATAAAACAGGCCCTACAGATGCCCTGCATGACGATAGCCAAGAACGCAGGCATTGAGGGCATGCTTGTCGTGGACAAAGTCAAGGCGATGGGGGCTGATGAAGGCTACGATGCCATGAAGGGCGAGTACACAGACTTGATAAAGGCTGGCATCATTGACCCCACAAAg GTCGTGAGGACTGCCATTGTAGACGCTGCGGGCGTGGCATCCTTGGTCTCAACAGCAGAAGCCGTCATCACAGAAATTCCAAAGGAGGACCCGCCAATGCCAGGAGGAATGGGAGGCATGGGGGGAATGGGCGGCATGGGGGGTATGGGAGGAATGATGTAG
- the LOC136446724 gene encoding coenzyme Q-binding protein COQ10 homolog A, mitochondrial-like — MASSFNNLSKLGKASVQIVRAEIGLFHARRCHHTCRVLTVKTPELLTKPDDVQITQCRTFFNPFEKAAELSPFKSNRRKEYSERRILGYTMDEMYQVVADVNEYKHFVPWCLSSNVVSQKPGHAKAKLEVGFSPLVERYTSTLTLAQPHLVKAVCTDGKLFNHLITVWRFSPGLPDNPRTCTLDFWISFEFRSALHSKLAYMFFDEVVKKMVKAFEKRAAVVYGETTVRSQIISHSTS, encoded by the exons ATGGCTTCAAGCTTCAACAACCTGTCGAAACTCGGCAAGGCTTCTGTACAGATTGTCAGGGCCGAAATCGGTCTTTTTCACGCTAGAAG ATGCCATCACACTTGTCGTGTGCTGACTGTAAAAACACCCGAGCTGTTGACAAAACCAGATGACGTCCAGATCACGCAGTGCAGAACCTTCTTCAACCCGTTTGAGAAGGCTGCAGAACTCAGCCCCTTCAAGTCCAACAGGAGAAAGGAGTACTCTGAGAGAAGAATTTTAGG ATATACCATGGACGAGATGTACCAGGTAGTAGCTGATGTGAATGAGTACAAACACTTCGTGCCTTGGTGTCTGAGCTCCAACGTTGTTTCACAGAAGCCAGGACATGCCAAGGCCAAACTTGAGGTGGGCTTCTCACCACTGGTGGAGAGGTACACGTCAACACTCACACTGGCTCAGCCACATCTAGTCAAG GCGGTGTGTACTGACGGAAAGCTGTTCAACCATCTGATCACCGTGTGGAGGTTTAGCCCTGGACTACCTGACAACCCCAGGACGTGCACTCTGGACTTCTGG ATTTCGTTTGAGTTCCGGTCGGCGTTGCACTCCAAGTTGGCATACATGTTCTTTGACGAGGTTGTGAAGAAGATGGTGAAGGCATTCGAGAAACGCGCGGCGGTGGTGTATGGGGAGACGACTGTTAGGTCTCAGATCATCTCTCACAGTACTTCATGA